A region of Candidatus Poribacteria bacterium DNA encodes the following proteins:
- a CDS encoding sulfotransferase, with translation MIAQIDPLYIRTRPTKVLTRLMSYAFFEGRPVTTKGRWINPLVFSILKTVSTNNSRYKPVEKPIFILGTGRSGTTILGIVLSMHKEVGYLNEPKAMWHLIHPHEDVIGNYSQVDAKYRLTAEDATDEMHRRASQMFGAYLTATRSQRLVDKYPELIFRVGFVRALFPDARFIFLVRNGWDTCHSIATWSERLGVQVNDEKHDWWGVDDRKWRLLVEQLVKTDPALSEVTDEIKHFERHLDRAAVEWLVTMREGIRLMQASSDYIHLLRFEELTLEPDKTLAALCDFCELPTDDTFHEYARQTLHPLPAKTPFNVHPKIAPIFHDTMRELRYNE, from the coding sequence ATGATCGCACAAATAGATCCACTCTACATCAGAACGCGACCGACAAAGGTGCTGACGCGTCTCATGAGTTATGCTTTCTTTGAAGGGCGTCCCGTAACGACAAAGGGACGTTGGATAAATCCACTTGTTTTTTCTATTTTGAAAACTGTTTCTACGAACAACAGCAGATACAAACCGGTTGAAAAGCCTATCTTTATCTTGGGTACTGGACGCAGCGGCACCACAATACTCGGTATTGTTCTTTCTATGCACAAAGAAGTCGGTTATCTCAACGAACCGAAAGCGATGTGGCACCTCATCCATCCGCATGAAGATGTCATTGGAAACTACAGCCAAGTTGATGCCAAATATCGCCTCACCGCAGAAGATGCGACAGACGAAATGCATCGACGCGCTTCGCAAATGTTTGGTGCCTACTTAACAGCGACCCGTTCACAACGCCTTGTTGATAAATATCCAGAACTTATTTTTAGAGTGGGTTTCGTACGTGCCTTGTTTCCCGATGCTCGTTTTATTTTTCTCGTCCGTAATGGATGGGATACATGTCATTCAATTGCGACTTGGTCAGAACGGCTTGGTGTTCAGGTTAATGATGAGAAACACGATTGGTGGGGTGTGGATGACCGTAAATGGAGACTCTTGGTTGAGCAGCTCGTCAAAACGGATCCTGCGCTTTCTGAAGTCACTGATGAAATTAAGCACTTTGAACGGCACCTTGACAGAGCTGCTGTAGAGTGGCTCGTCACTATGCGAGAGGGAATCCGTTTAATGCAAGCCTCATCCGATTATATTCACCTCCTCCGTTTTGAGGAGTTGACACTGGAGCCGGACAAAACCCTCGCCGCATTGTGCGATTTCTGTGAACTGCCGACGGATGACACGTTCCACGAGTATGCTCGACAGACCTTGCATCCGTTACCCGCTAAAA
- a CDS encoding sulfotransferase, translating to MIFVVGNSRSGTTMMGRILGKHPSVYTFGELHFFGQLCAPPFSSETRKEEIEKIASQLYCIQQEGYRTHGNPHRFLNEARTFLEGLTTYPETQAALFEAFLRHGTAENGGTIPCDQTPRNVFYIADILKLYPKARIINMIRDPRDVLLSQKRKWKRRFLGGSDMPMKETFRDWMNYHPITISHIWRTAVTTAEQFLQHERVTSIYFEELLAQPEATVKGVCDFAGITYTHEMLQIPQVGSSVAEDQPQELGINPHRAYSWHGETTGGELSSAEIYLNQTITAPLMKKHNYSPVSIQPNVVSLVLHLLTFPVKLIGAFLFNLDRMKNIGQTLKRRF from the coding sequence ATGATATTTGTCGTAGGGAATAGTCGCAGTGGAACAACGATGATGGGGCGAATTTTGGGAAAACACCCAAGTGTTTACACCTTTGGTGAACTCCACTTCTTTGGTCAACTCTGTGCGCCGCCGTTTTCATCAGAGACGCGTAAAGAAGAGATAGAAAAAATTGCTTCGCAGTTATATTGTATTCAACAAGAGGGTTATCGTACACATGGAAATCCACATCGTTTTCTAAACGAGGCACGGACATTTCTTGAAGGTTTAACCACCTACCCTGAAACGCAAGCAGCACTCTTTGAAGCTTTCCTCCGCCACGGTACTGCCGAAAACGGTGGGACTATTCCTTGCGACCAGACCCCACGTAACGTCTTTTACATTGCAGATATTCTTAAGCTTTATCCGAAAGCGCGCATTATTAATATGATCCGTGATCCACGCGATGTGCTATTATCCCAAAAAAGGAAATGGAAACGCCGGTTTCTCGGTGGAAGTGATATGCCGATGAAAGAAACGTTTCGGGATTGGATGAACTATCATCCGATAACCATTAGTCACATCTGGCGAACTGCTGTCACCACTGCTGAGCAGTTTCTGCAGCACGAGCGAGTAACCTCCATCTATTTTGAGGAACTCCTCGCACAACCTGAAGCAACCGTCAAAGGTGTCTGTGATTTTGCCGGTATTACATACACGCATGAGATGCTCCAAATCCCACAGGTTGGATCTTCTGTAGCGGAAGATCAACCGCAGGAACTCGGTATAAATCCGCATCGCGCATACAGTTGGCACGGTGAAACAACGGGGGGAGAACTCAGTTCAGCTGAGATTTACCTCAACCAGACGATAACCGCACCTCTTATGAAAAAACATAATTATAGTCCTGTGTCAATACAACCGAATGTGGTGAGTTTAGTACTTCATCTATTGACATTCCCTGTAAAATTAATTGGAGCATTCCTTTTTAATCTTGATCGAATGAAAAATATCGGTCAAACCTTAAAAAGACGTTTTTAA